The genomic DNA ACTGAGCGAAACATCAATCGATGTTAAGAGTCTCGTTTTACTTTGCATCGGAAATTGGCAGGTCTTCTTTTCCGAGCAGCTGAACTCCGGTCGCTTTGAAGTATTTGAGTTCCGCCTGATCCACGAGCTCTACCGCGTCGGGGTCCGAATCGTAGAGTTTCTTGATGCTAAACCAAATTGCGATGGCACGTTCAACCTGGCCTTCTTGAAGAAAAGTATCCGCACGCTCCAGGGCGGCTCTCACGTAATCGAGGCGGTCCGGGGGCATTTCATTTGTGATCTCGGAGATCATTTGAATCAGTAACGCTGACAGATTCTGGTCTTCTTCAGAGCTTCCGAGAAGTTCGTAAAACGCCATCAGCTTTGATCGTGCTTCCGCCAGGCGTCCTTGACGACGTAGTTCCATCGCCTGCAGGATGATTGCTTCGGCTTCTGACTTGGGGGCAGGTTGCTGTTTCGTGGCCTTGCCGAACAATGTTTTTCGTAACTCGTAGATCTCGATCTGGTCCAGATACGGGGTGACTTCCGGTTCCCATCGCTCTCGGTCGGCTTCGATCAACGGAAGAAAATAATCTTTCTTGGCAGCTTCCCATGCCAGACCTGCCGGGCGATCCATGAGATCTTCGCCACGCTGAAAGAGTTGTTCCTGAGAAGGCGTGTTGATACGGAACAAGACATAGACAAGTCCGCAGGTCAGTAACAAGACCCCTACCAGAACCCAGGTGTTGTCAAGCAGTCGATGCAGTTTTGAATCAGGCTTCTCTGCATCCATCTGTGCGCGGAACAAGTCGCGTACGAGTGTTCCGCCAACTTCGTCGCCAAGGCTTGCTCCTGGGGCAACATCTGCCATCGTCTCAGCTGTTCCGACCAACTCCGAATATTCGGATTCCTGCTGCTCTTTCAGATCGACTTTCTTCGGGATTTCCTTCAGACGCAAGCTGAGCACGTAAGCATCGGGGTAACGATCTTCCTGTTTTTTTGACAGGCACTGGCAAACAACTTCATCCAGCCAAAACGGAACTTCAGGAACCAAACGTTTGACGCTGTCGAACTGAGAGAATCGGTGCTTCTGAATAATGTCGAGTGCTGTCTTCCCGGTGAATGGGGGCCGACCGGTGAGCATGACGTACATCACTGCCCCCAGTGAGTAAAGGTCGCTCTGCTTCGTGGCCCGCTTGCCTTGTGCCTGTTCGGGGGACATATATTCAGCTGTCCCCAGAATCCCTCCGGTGACTGTTAATTTTCCGGATGCAAAGACCTGAGCGACCCCAAAGTCCGTCAGCTTGATGGTCCCATCCTTCCCGATTAACAAGTTCGACGGTTTTAAATCTCGATGAATAATGCCGGCGTTGTGAGCTGCTTTGAGTGCCGAGCAAACTTGCACGCTATAATCAATTACCTCGCGCCAGGGGATTCGCCCTTCTCTTTCCAGTCGATCAGCAAGTGTCTCACCATCAACGAACTCCATGGTGTAGAAGTACGAACCGAGGTCTTCACCATTCTCGTACAACTCGACAATGTGTGGGTTTGTCAGCTGCTTCATCGCTGCGATTTCGCGATCAAAACGAGCGACAAAGCCTGCTTCGCGAGCCATCGACGCTGGCAGCAGTTTCACGGCTGCGAACTCGTCGGTTTCCTGATGCCGTCCGAGATAGACGGTTCCCATCCCTCCGGAACCAAGTTTCCGTTCGATGAAATAGGGACCGATTGTCGCAGGTAATTCGCGATCGGCTTCAGTCTCGGGATGAAAATCTGATTCGGAAGTGCTCACAATTGTCTACAATTCGTCAGACATGATTCATTCATTCATTTTAGAGCAGTTTGCTCTATCGTCTGCCCGTGAAGAACGCATTTCTCTAGTAAAAATGCTGTTCGCCGCGAGCCAGAACCTGCAAACCAATTCGAAAGATGCAATAGAACTGATCTGGAACCTTGAAAATGACTCTCCAAAGACTGAGGAAATCACTGATTTCAGGAGCTTTCGGAGAGGTATTTCATATCCCGCAAGATCAGTCTAAGGAGCAACGATGCAGACAGCAATTCTATTAGTGGCCCACGGGTCTCGACGTGATGAAGCCAACGATGACCTTGTGAAGCTGGCGAAGATGTTCACAGAGGCCACGACCGATGAAATTGTCGAAGTGGGATTTCTGGAAATTGCCCATCCTTCGATCCCCGAGGGGCTTCAAGCCTGTGCTGAGCGTGGGGCGGAGTCGATATCGATTCTGCCGTTTTTTCTCTCTCCGGGAGATCACGTCACCCGCGATCTTGCGAACTTTCGAGACCGATTCCTGGCTCAGACTCCCCAGATTGCGTGTCACGTTTGCCCACCGATTGGACTTCATTCCAAACTGGTCGAATTGATGCTACTGCGCTTAAGCGAAGGCCGACAACTTGCCACTGAAGTTGCCGGCGAGACAGAGTGAACAACGGACAAGATCGAATCGTCTATTCCGGTAATAATGGTTTGGGATTTTCGATCCAGGCGGCTTCTCGTTGTCCGGCTCCGGGGCGGTCGGTATCGCCGAGGTCTTTTCTGGCTTCTTCTGCGTAGCCAATCAGGCGTTTTACCACTTCTGGGTGATCCGCAGCGACGTTTGTTTCCTCAGAGATATCTTCATTGAGTTGGTACAGTTCGGCTGCTTGCTCTTTTGTCGTGCGGGAGTTGATTTTGCGTTTCGTGTTTGGCAGGTAAAGTTTCCAGGCACCTGACCTCACTGCCTGGAGTTGATCTCCGAAGTAGTAGAAGAACGCTTTGTGTGGAGACTTGGCCGTTTTTGGTTCGGATAGAATCGGCCAGATGTCTTTGCCATCGATGATTCGATCTTCAGGAACCTTTGCACCGGCAAGCTTGGCAAATGTTGGATACAGATCCATTGTGGAACACAACGTATTTGTCGTGGCATGAGGGATTTTTCCCGGCCAGCGAATGATGCACGGAACACGCATTGCTCCTTCGCTGACATCGTATCCCCAGCCTTTCAACGGAGCGTTGCTTCCTTGTGGCGGATTCCTGCGCGGGGCTCCATTGTCCGAAGTCCAGACGACGAGAGTTTTTTCGTCGAGATCAAGACGCTTGAGCGTTTTCAGAATTTCTCCTGTCGACCAATCCAATTCTTCAACCGAATCACCATAGGTTCCGTTTTTACTTTTTCCCAAGAACGCTTCACTGGCAAATGGGCTGCGTGTACTACCAGGCATGGCATGAGGGAGGTAAAGAAAGAACGGCTTCTTCTGATTCTCTTCGATAAAGCTGACTGCTCGTTCCGTGTATCGTTTCGTGAGCAAGGCACGATCAACGCCTGATTCGAGGACCTTCTCATCTTCCATCAGCGGAAGT from Thalassoglobus polymorphus includes the following:
- a CDS encoding serine/threonine protein kinase, with product MSTSESDFHPETEADRELPATIGPYFIERKLGSGGMGTVYLGRHQETDEFAAVKLLPASMAREAGFVARFDREIAAMKQLTNPHIVELYENGEDLGSYFYTMEFVDGETLADRLEREGRIPWREVIDYSVQVCSALKAAHNAGIIHRDLKPSNLLIGKDGTIKLTDFGVAQVFASGKLTVTGGILGTAEYMSPEQAQGKRATKQSDLYSLGAVMYVMLTGRPPFTGKTALDIIQKHRFSQFDSVKRLVPEVPFWLDEVVCQCLSKKQEDRYPDAYVLSLRLKEIPKKVDLKEQQESEYSELVGTAETMADVAPGASLGDEVGGTLVRDLFRAQMDAEKPDSKLHRLLDNTWVLVGVLLLTCGLVYVLFRINTPSQEQLFQRGEDLMDRPAGLAWEAAKKDYFLPLIEADRERWEPEVTPYLDQIEIYELRKTLFGKATKQQPAPKSEAEAIILQAMELRRQGRLAEARSKLMAFYELLGSSEEDQNLSALLIQMISEITNEMPPDRLDYVRAALERADTFLQEGQVERAIAIWFSIKKLYDSDPDAVELVDQAELKYFKATGVQLLGKEDLPISDAK
- a CDS encoding sirohydrochlorin chelatase, yielding MQTAILLVAHGSRRDEANDDLVKLAKMFTEATTDEIVEVGFLEIAHPSIPEGLQACAERGAESISILPFFLSPGDHVTRDLANFRDRFLAQTPQIACHVCPPIGLHSKLVELMLLRLSEGRQLATEVAGETE
- a CDS encoding sulfatase family protein; the encoded protein is MRFPTPLLLLMLLCTSTLSLANSAQAEKPNIIFILCDNLGYGDVGCYGSQLHRTPHLDKMAEEGLKLTGFYVSSGVCTPSRASVMSGCYPRRVNMQKSDSGGLVLQPVSPKGLHPQEVTMAEVLKSAGYTTTIIGKWHLGDQPELLPTRQGFDSYFGIPYSDDMTPREGKPWPPLPLMEDEKVLESGVDRALLTKRYTERAVSFIEENQKKPFFLYLPHAMPGSTRSPFASEAFLGKSKNGTYGDSVEELDWSTGEILKTLKRLDLDEKTLVVWTSDNGAPRRNPPQGSNAPLKGWGYDVSEGAMRVPCIIRWPGKIPHATTNTLCSTMDLYPTFAKLAGAKVPEDRIIDGKDIWPILSEPKTAKSPHKAFFYYFGDQLQAVRSGAWKLYLPNTKRKINSRTTKEQAAELYQLNEDISEETNVAADHPEVVKRLIGYAEEARKDLGDTDRPGAGQREAAWIENPKPLLPE